The following are encoded together in the Nitrospirota bacterium genome:
- a CDS encoding 2-oxoisovalerate dehydrogenase — translation MNEIIFVLEEDPEGGYNARALGLAIFTQGETMEKIKDNIKDALRCHFERDEEIPRIIRLHFVKEEVFSYA, via the coding sequence ATGAATGAGATTATCTTTGTTTTAGAGGAGGACCCTGAGGGAGGGTACAATGCCCGGGCACTCGGGCTTGCGATATTCACCCAGGGAGAGACCATGGAAAAGATTAAAGACAATATTAAAGACGCGCTCAGGTGCCATTTCGAGCGCGACGAGGAGATACCGAGGATAATAAGGCTTCATTTTGTAAAAGAAGAAGTCTTTTCCTATGCCTAA
- a CDS encoding type II toxin-antitoxin system HicA family toxin, whose amino-acid sequence MPKIPRDISGEELAKSLSKAGYEITRQTGSHMRLSCRLNDAEHHITIPAHSPLKIGTLNNILKDVAEFLKIDKKTLLEQLF is encoded by the coding sequence ATGCCTAAAATACCCAGGGATATATCTGGTGAGGAGCTGGCAAAGTCGCTCAGCAAGGCAGGGTATGAAATAACGAGGCAAACAGGCAGTCACATGAGACTGTCATGCCGCCTTAATGATGCAGAACACCATATAACCATTCCGGCACACTCTCCCCTGAAGATAGGCACCTTGAATAATATTCTGAAAGATGTTGCCGAGTTCTTAAAAATCGATAAGAAAACTCTTTTAGAGCAACTTTTTTAG